The DNA segment GTCAATAGGTATACCTTTCCGATGTCTACACTATTCGTAAGATCCGACGATATCCAACCTACCATAAAGATGACGTAGTTGCCATGTTTGTAAGACAAAGATacagataatgaaataaaatttgtGCAACCAAAGTAAAGTCGCATGAACCAATAGATTTGATTGAAGATAGCATTTATGTAGTATTTGTTATGTTACCCATGGATATGCCACACTACAATAGTGATGGAGATGCATGGTGAAGCTTCCGTGGATATGTTCATTACACATTCAATATATTCCGTAGGGGCACAGTAAATGAGTGAAGAGTTCTCCGAATACCCAGGAGCATAAGCAAATGCTGGAGGTTCTGGCAAATCATTGGAAGTATGGCAAGAACACATATAATACCGTTAGTGTCAATTTCGGTTTAGTATTGGACAACGCAAATGTTCATTCACTAAATTATGGGGTAGATTACCAAATTCTGCTATAAACCAGACCGTGTGTAGAAGTAAAATGGTTGATGGGATGGGCTGGTATTATGTCCCAGGCTCCAACTACTTGAACCGATAATTaaatatgatttatttCATGTGTAAGATATGTAATGCTATTTTTGTTTCGTATGATGCTGGCCACTGGCCTGACTCGTATATGCTATGAATGCTATACTCTTCTCAGAGAATTTGACCCTTGGTTCTATTTGCGTCTTCTTTCAAGACACTTGGTCATATGTTGGGCAAACCTTCCCCCAGCAATGCTTCTTCCGCAATTTTCACACTGGAAGTACTTTGACGTTTCAGACACCTTCAACTTCTGTTTGTCTTGGCCATAGATATCTTTGGACGACGACATGATATCGTCTATAAACACACTCTTCTTTTCGTTCTCTCCCAACGTACTTTTGAGCGATCGATATCGTGATACACTTGCTAGCGTTTGCTGTCTTAAGATATTATCAAGCATGTCCTGCAAGAGGGATTCGGCCTTTAAACGTTAATACCATGTATAAAACATATGCCAACTATATTGATTGGTAAATTAATAACACATACTAGAGACTGGTAGGTCACTGGTTTTTCTGTCATTTGATTATTGGTTTGGATTAACCTGATGATGCAAATCTACAATAAAGAAGTTGATCTAGTATGGATCGAAATGCGCAGATTAtgagaaaaaaaattccgATGCATTTCGACTGCTAATTCTACTAATCTTCTTATAAAATGTCCACTGAAGAGCAAGATGAAGCTCAGATAACAAGAAATGACGAGGCTTATGACATAGAAGATGACATTCAGGATTGGAATGCTCTAAATAAGTTAAcaaaaaattcagaaattATACCTAAAAGAGGtgaaaaagattttgaGCCAGATGGAACGTCAATACAAAGTTCCTTGTTAGATGATTCACGAAATGCTATGTATCAGGCATTGAGCTATCCTAGGGGACATAATCTGAAACAAAAGTTGATATCAGTATGGATGCCGAATGAAAAGAGAGCTTTAGTACCGCATGCCAAAGGAGGGTTTTTTAAGGATATGGGCAAAACAGCAAATTTTGGGAAGAAAATTCAAGGATTATGGTTGGAGCCATTAGAGGTGGTATATCTCGTGGAAAGAGGGTCGATGGCTATCTTTTTAGGCAATGGTggatttgaaaagtttttgAATGATCCTAATGAAACGCATTTTGACTACGATGAAAACTTAATGTCATTATCACTCAGTCATATTTACACTTTAGCATTCGATGGTGACAGCAAGCTCATGGATTCGTACATTGTATATGCATATTTAAAACGTCACGGATATTTGATACAAACCTTTAGAAGGCTTGATGGCGAAGACCAGTACTCCAAATACAAACAGTTGCAAGCACATACGACTTTCTTGTCACTGATATTAAGATCCACTACTTCAGCTATtaagtatttattttcaaggCCATTATTTACAACATTTCATAGTaaacttcaaaaattgGGAATATTTGCATTCTGCTCTTTCCATGATTTGCATTTCAAGACAAAGCATTATTTTAACTACACATCGATATTTCAAGCGTTGAAACTTATACCGTCCTATTCCTCTCTTGATAGTCTAAAGACTTGTCCACCAAAGAATTCTAATTACGTTGTTGATTTTAACGTATGGAAACCAACtccaaatttttctaaaAAGAATCCACCAAATCCAGATTTTCATATATGTGTAGTCAACACTGACAAAACTAAATTTCCGGAATTAAACGAACTACAGGGACtattcaatcaaattaattaCAAGTTTCCTTCCGATGATACTCCTGATGTTCCGGCTAAGTCTACAAAGAAACCGAAAAAGCCTCAAGCGCCAACAAAAAGGGAAATTAAGTTTCAAAGACAGAAGGAGAGACAATTAAAATTAGACCCAAAGATTCAAGCTCGAAATGCATATTTTAAACTTAGAGATAATAAGCTTAAATATGGAGCCTCTGGTAGGTCCATAATTCTTGCTTTGGTTCAAAGCGGTGTTGTTAACTTCATGAACGTTGGGGAAGGCGATTTTGCACTCGAAAACTTTGGAACTGAagatttaaatgaaataattcCAAGTAGACATCATGGTATTATGTGGAATGAGAAATACTGATGACTATTATGTAAATTActatgtatataaatttatgaatatGTCATGATGCATTTATTGCTTTATTTGCCATTTCTTTGTCCATTTGGATTTACTTGTATCCATTTCAACGCTAGACATAAATtgcttgaaatattctatGGATTCATTGGACAATTTTGTGGTGTCGATTGAAGAACCTTGCAAATAGAATTCAACCAATTTAGACATCCATTTTTCGGCTTCAAAAGCGCTTATTCTGTAGAATAGACCGAAGAATCTGTTGAATTGGGATTTTAGAAGCTCAAGGATCTTCAAATCgtcatcaatattaacAACGCTACTTCCTGACAAAGCTAacttataattattataactGAATAGTCTCGACGGTATTTTGCTTTCTGATgctattattgattttatagattcattatttagtAATGTATCAATTAGTTTCTGATTATTAAGTTGATTGGTCGAATATAAGCATTTTTTAACCATTATTGTAAATAGCTTGGAACCCT comes from the Debaryomyces hansenii CBS767 chromosome B complete sequence genome and includes:
- a CDS encoding DEHA2B11704p (no similarity), with translation MCSCHTSNDLPEPPAFAYAPGYSENSSLIYCAPTEYIECVMNISTEASPCISITIVVWHIHG
- a CDS encoding DEHA2B11726p (similar to uniprot|Q03067 Saccharomyces cerevisiae YPL047W SGF11 11kDa subunit of the SAGA histone acetyltransferase complex involved in regulation of transcription of a subset of SAGA-regulated genes), which translates into the protein MTEKPVTYQSLDMLDNILRQQTLASVSRYRSLKSTLGENEKKSVFIDDIMSSSKDIYGQDKQKLKVSETSKYFQCENCGRSIAGGRFAQHMTKCLERRRK
- a CDS encoding DEHA2B11748p (weakly similar to uniprot|Q02825 Saccharomyces cerevisiae YPL083C SEN54 Subunit of the tRNA splicing endonuclease which is composed of Sen2p), whose protein sequence is MSTEEQDEAQITRNDEAYDIEDDIQDWNALNKLTKNSEIIPKRGEKDFEPDGTSIQSSLLDDSRNAMYQALSYPRGHNSKQKLISVWMPNEKRALVPHAKGGFFKDMGKTANFGKKIQGLWLEPLEVVYLVERGSMAIFLGNGGFEKFLNDPNETHFDYDENLMSLSLSHIYTLAFDGDSKLMDSYIVYAYLKRHGYLIQTFRRLDGEDQYSKYKQLQAHTTFLSSILRSTTSAIKYLFSRPLFTTFHSKLQKLGIFAFCSFHDLHFKTKHYFNYTSIFQALKLIPSYSSLDSLKTCPPKNSNYVVDFNVWKPTPNFSKKNPPNPDFHICVVNTDKTKFPELNELQGLFNQINYKFPSDDTPDVPAKSTKKPKKPQAPTKREIKFQRQKERQLKLDPKIQARNAYFKLRDNKLKYGASGRSIILALVQSGVVNFMNVGEGDFALENFGTEDLNEIIPSRHHGIMWNEKY